One Bos indicus isolate NIAB-ARS_2022 breed Sahiwal x Tharparkar chromosome 10, NIAB-ARS_B.indTharparkar_mat_pri_1.0, whole genome shotgun sequence DNA window includes the following coding sequences:
- the LOC139185140 gene encoding olfactory receptor 4K15, with product MNETNHSQVTEFVLLGLSNSQELQPFLFLIFSLLYLAILLGNFLIILTVTSDFRLHTPMYFLLANLSFIDICVASFATPKMIADFLVQRKTISFDACLAQIFFVHLFTGSEMVILVSMAYDRYVAICKPLHYMTIMSRRVCIILVLISWCVGFIHTTSQLAFTVNLPFCGPNQVDSFFCDLPLVTKLACIDTYVISLLIVADSGFLSLSSFLLLVLSYTVILVTVRSHSSASMAKARSTLTAHITVVTLFFGPCIFIYVWPFSSYSIDKVLAVFYTIFTPILNPIIYTLRNKEMKAAMSKLKNHYPRPQKGSDL from the exons ATGAATGAGACAAATCATTCTCAGGTGACCGAATTTGTGTTGCTGGGACTCTCTAATTCCCAGGAGCTCCAACCTTTCCTGTTTCTCATATTTTCACTACTCTATCTAGCAATACTGCTGGGCAATTTTCTCATCATCCTCACTGTGACCTCAGATTTCCGCCTTCATACCCCTATGTACTTTCTCCTTGCAAACCTCTCTTTTATAGATATATGTGTTGCCTCCTTTGCTACCCCCAAAATGATTGCAGACTTTTTGGTTCAACGCAAGACTATTTCTTTTGATGCTTGTCTGGCCCAGAttttttttgttcatcttttcactGGCAGTGAGATGGTGATTCTTGTATCCATGGCTTATGATCGTTATGTTGCTATATGCAAACCTCTTCACTATATGACGATCATGAGCCGTCGTGTATGTATTATTCTTGTACTCATCTCCTGGTGTGTGGGTTTCATCCATACTACTAGCCAGCTGGCATTTACTGTTAACTTGCCTTTTTGTGGACCTAATCAAGTGGATAGCTTTTTCTGTGACCTGCCTCTGGTGACTAAGTTGGCCTGCATCGACACTTATGTCATCAGCCTACTCATAGTTGCAGACAGTGGCTTTCTTTCTTTGAGTTCCTTCCTGCTGTTGGTTCTCTCCTACACTGTGATACTCGTCACAGTTAGGAGCCACTCCTCTGCTAGCATGGCCAAGGCCCGCTCCACACTGACTGCTCATATCACTGTGGTCACACTCTTCTTTGGACCATGCATCTTCATCTATGTGTGGCCCTTCAGCAGTTATTCAATTGACAAAGTCCTTGCAGTGTTCTACACCATCTTTACTCCCATTTTAAACCCTATTATCTATACTCtaaggaataaagaaatgaaggcagCTATGTCAAAACTGAAGA aTCACTATCCAAGGCCTCAGAAAGGGTCTGATTTATGA